A part of Longimicrobiales bacterium genomic DNA contains:
- a CDS encoding NAD(P)/FAD-dependent oxidoreductase → MPAAEKYDAIVVGAGHNGLVNAGYLAKAGLKTLLLERRHLVGGAAITEELVPGFKFTTFSYAISLLRPDIVQDLDLVKHGLMVLPMVNTFQPDLDGDYIFLGADDDANYHEIARHSIEDAEAARDLDHLISRLVRALKPWMDRIPPNALSADPAEVAALEELQDYMGSLDPEVRELLEKFLACSAAEILDEYFESDLVKSLYASSGIIGSRCGPRSKASGLVWLFHKMGDYDGVPGQWGFHKGGNGGFTQVLSRAVEALGGTVRTNAGAQRVLYHDGLATGVELEDGSVVDADIVVSALDPRQTFTRLMDPNDLPEDLAGYIADYKFQGTAAKVNFALSDVPSFPGLEGREDIFMGFTNLGPSIDYLEEAFADCEAGRFSRRPFLDCCVQSTIDPDMTPAGKHIMSCFVMYAPYHLANSDWESERENLGDTVQATVEEFFPGFGKLILHREIVTPLDIEKLIGLSEGNIFAGELFESQLFLNRPAPGWNQYRTPIEGYYQCGSGTHPGGCVTGGPGKLAAQQILGDRRGTGD, encoded by the coding sequence ATGCCCGCGGCCGAGAAGTACGACGCGATCGTTGTGGGTGCGGGACACAACGGGCTGGTTAATGCCGGCTATCTCGCCAAGGCTGGACTGAAGACGTTGCTTCTGGAGCGCCGGCACCTCGTGGGTGGGGCAGCGATCACAGAGGAACTGGTTCCTGGCTTCAAGTTCACGACTTTCTCGTACGCGATCAGCCTGTTGCGACCGGATATCGTCCAGGATCTTGACCTCGTGAAGCACGGACTGATGGTGTTGCCGATGGTGAACACGTTTCAGCCTGACCTCGATGGCGACTACATCTTTCTCGGTGCCGACGACGACGCGAACTACCACGAGATCGCCCGTCACTCTATCGAAGACGCGGAAGCGGCCCGCGATCTGGACCACCTGATCAGTCGCCTAGTGCGCGCGCTTAAGCCATGGATGGACCGGATCCCGCCGAATGCGCTTAGCGCAGATCCGGCTGAGGTCGCCGCGCTCGAAGAGCTCCAAGACTACATGGGGAGTCTTGACCCTGAGGTGCGAGAACTGCTGGAGAAGTTCCTTGCCTGCAGCGCGGCCGAGATTCTCGACGAGTACTTTGAAAGCGATCTGGTGAAGTCGCTCTACGCGTCGAGCGGGATCATCGGGAGCAGGTGCGGTCCGCGGAGCAAGGCGTCCGGCCTCGTTTGGTTGTTTCACAAGATGGGCGATTATGACGGCGTCCCTGGACAATGGGGCTTCCACAAGGGTGGAAACGGCGGTTTCACTCAGGTGCTCTCAAGAGCTGTGGAAGCGCTTGGCGGCACCGTCCGTACGAACGCCGGAGCGCAGCGTGTCCTGTATCACGATGGGCTCGCGACGGGTGTCGAATTGGAGGACGGCTCCGTCGTCGATGCCGACATTGTCGTGAGCGCACTCGACCCACGCCAGACGTTCACGCGGTTGATGGACCCGAACGATCTTCCGGAGGATCTCGCTGGCTATATCGCTGACTACAAGTTTCAGGGAACCGCGGCGAAGGTGAACTTCGCGCTCTCGGATGTGCCCTCCTTTCCGGGACTCGAAGGTCGGGAAGACATCTTCATGGGTTTCACCAACCTCGGCCCCTCCATCGACTACCTCGAGGAAGCGTTCGCGGATTGCGAGGCAGGCCGCTTCAGTAGGCGGCCGTTCCTGGACTGCTGTGTGCAGTCGACCATCGACCCGGACATGACCCCCGCCGGAAAGCACATCATGTCGTGCTTCGTCATGTACGCGCCGTACCATCTCGCGAATAGCGACTGGGAGTCGGAACGGGAGAACCTCGGTGATACCGTGCAGGCCACGGTCGAAGAGTTCTTTCCTGGGTTCGGCAAGCTGATTCTGCATCGTGAAATCGTGACGCCGCTCGACATCGAGAAACTCATCGGGCTTTCGGAAGGCAATATATTCGCAGGGGAGCTATTTGAGTCCCAACTCTTTCTCAATCGACCTGCACCCGGTTGGAATCAGTATCGGACACCCATTGAGGGTTACTACCAGTGCGGGTCCGGTACCCATCCGGGTGGGTGCGTCACGGGTGGGCCCGGCAAACTCGCTGCGCAGCAGATCCTTGGAGATCGACGGGGTACTGGCGACTAA